One window of Enterobacter sp. RHBSTW-00175 genomic DNA carries:
- a CDS encoding ABC transporter permease: MFHRLWTLIRKELQSLLREPQTRAILILPVLIQVFLFPFAATLEVTNATIAIYNEDSGKHSVELTQRFARAKAFTHILLLKSPREIQPTIDTQKALLLVRFPADFSRNLDTWQTAPMQLILDGRNSNSAQIAANYLQQVVKDYQQELMEGKPKPNNSQLVVRNWYNPNLDYKWFVVPSLIAMITTIGVMIVTSLSVAREREQGTLDQLLVSPLATWQIFVGKAVPALIVATFQATIVLGVGIWAYQIPFAGSLALFYFTMVIYGLSLVGFGLLISALCSTQQQAFIGVFVFMMPAILLSGYVSPIENMPVWLQDLTWINPIRHFTDITKQIYLKDASMGIIWGSLWPLLVIAATTGSVAYAMFRRNIA, translated from the coding sequence ATGTTTCACCGTTTATGGACATTGATCCGCAAAGAGCTGCAATCGCTGCTGCGCGAGCCGCAAACCCGCGCCATTTTGATCCTGCCCGTGCTGATCCAGGTATTCCTGTTCCCGTTTGCTGCGACGCTTGAGGTGACGAACGCCACCATTGCCATCTACAACGAGGACAGCGGGAAACACTCCGTAGAGCTGACGCAGCGTTTTGCCCGGGCGAAAGCCTTTACCCACATTCTGCTGCTGAAAAGCCCCAGGGAGATCCAGCCCACCATCGACACGCAAAAAGCGCTGCTGCTGGTGCGTTTCCCGGCCGACTTTTCCCGCAACCTGGATACCTGGCAGACTGCACCGATGCAGCTGATTCTGGACGGGCGTAACTCGAACAGTGCGCAAATTGCCGCAAATTACCTGCAACAGGTGGTCAAGGACTATCAGCAGGAGCTGATGGAAGGCAAACCTAAACCCAACAACAGCCAGTTGGTGGTGCGTAACTGGTATAACCCGAATCTGGACTACAAATGGTTTGTGGTGCCGTCGCTTATCGCCATGATCACCACCATTGGTGTGATGATCGTAACCTCGTTGTCGGTCGCCCGTGAACGCGAGCAAGGCACGCTCGATCAACTGCTGGTTTCCCCGCTGGCCACCTGGCAGATTTTTGTCGGTAAAGCCGTTCCGGCGCTGATTGTTGCCACCTTCCAGGCGACAATTGTGCTGGGCGTGGGGATCTGGGCATATCAAATTCCCTTTGCCGGATCGCTGGCCCTGTTCTACTTCACTATGGTGATTTACGGTCTGTCACTGGTGGGATTTGGTCTGTTGATTTCAGCGCTGTGCTCCACGCAACAGCAGGCGTTTATCGGGGTATTCGTCTTTATGATGCCGGCGATCTTGCTCTCGGGGTATGTTTCTCCCATCGAGAACATGCCGGTGTGGTTGCAGGATCTTACATGGATTAACCCCATCCGGCACTTTACGGATATCACCAAACAAATTTATCTC
- a CDS encoding ABC transporter permease, with amino-acid sequence MSHNAISWRRVRALCIKETRQIVRDPSSWLIAVVIPLLLLFIFGYGINLDSSKLRVGILLEQHSEEALNFTHAMTGSPYIDATISDDRQALIQKMQAGKIRGLVVIPVDFAANMARANTDAPIQVITDGSEPNTANFVQGYVEGIWQLWQKQRAEDRGETFEPLIDIQTRYWFNPAAISQHFIIPGAVTIIMTVIGAILTSLVIAREWERGTMEALLSTEVTRVELLLCKLIPYYFLGMLAMLLCMLVSVFILGVPYRGSLVLLFFITSLFLLSTLGMGLLISTITRNQFNAAQVALNAAFLPSIMLSGFIFQIDSMPAVIRAVTYIIPARYFVSTLQSLFLAGNIPAVLIVNILFLMVSAVMFIGLTWVKTKRRLD; translated from the coding sequence ATGAGTCATAACGCGATTTCATGGCGCCGGGTGCGGGCGTTATGCATCAAAGAAACCCGCCAGATCGTACGCGATCCCAGCAGCTGGCTGATTGCGGTAGTAATCCCGCTGCTGCTGCTGTTTATCTTTGGCTACGGGATAAACCTCGACTCCAGCAAGCTGCGGGTGGGGATTTTGCTGGAGCAGCACAGCGAAGAGGCCCTGAATTTCACCCACGCCATGACCGGCTCGCCCTACATTGACGCCACCATCAGCGACGATCGCCAGGCGTTGATCCAGAAAATGCAGGCGGGGAAAATTCGCGGCCTGGTGGTTATCCCGGTCGATTTCGCCGCCAACATGGCGCGCGCAAATACCGACGCGCCGATTCAGGTCATCACCGACGGCAGCGAGCCTAACACCGCCAACTTTGTGCAGGGCTATGTCGAAGGCATCTGGCAGCTCTGGCAGAAACAGCGGGCGGAAGACAGGGGGGAAACCTTCGAACCGCTGATCGACATACAGACCCGCTACTGGTTTAACCCTGCCGCCATCAGCCAGCATTTTATTATTCCGGGTGCGGTGACCATTATCATGACGGTGATCGGGGCTATCCTCACGTCGCTGGTGATCGCCCGCGAGTGGGAGCGCGGTACCATGGAAGCGCTGCTCTCAACCGAGGTCACGCGGGTGGAGCTGCTGCTCTGTAAGCTTATCCCCTATTACTTCCTCGGAATGCTGGCCATGCTGCTCTGTATGCTGGTGTCGGTGTTCATTCTGGGAGTGCCTTATCGCGGTTCGCTGGTGCTGTTGTTCTTTATCACCAGTCTGTTTTTACTGAGCACCCTGGGCATGGGGCTGCTGATTTCAACCATCACCCGTAACCAGTTTAACGCCGCGCAGGTTGCGCTAAACGCCGCCTTTTTGCCGTCTATCATGCTGTCGGGCTTTATCTTCCAGATAGACAGTATGCCAGCCGTCATCCGTGCGGTGACCTATATCATTCCAGCGCGTTATTTTGTCAGTACGCTGCAAAGCCTGTTCCTGGCCGGGAATATTCCGGCGGTGCTGATTGTCAACATCCTGTTTTTGATGGTGTCAGCGGTAATGTTTATTGGGCTGACGTGGGTAAAAACCAAACGGCGACTGGATTAA
- a CDS encoding ATP-binding cassette domain-containing protein, whose product MNDAVIQLDNLVKRFAGMDKPAVAPLNCTLQKGYVTGLVGPDGAGKTTLMRMLAGLLKPDDGRARVLGLDPVQDDSALHAMLGYMPQKFGLYEDLTVMENLNLYADLRSVTGETRQKTFARLLEFTSLGPFTERLAGKLSGGMKQKLGLACTLVGEPKVLLLDEPGVGVDPISRRELWQMVHELAGDGMLILWSTSYLDEAEQCRDVLLMNEGELLYQGEPTKLTQSMAGRSFLLHSPQESNRKLLQRVLKLPQVSDGMIQGRSVRVILKKEATVDDIRQAQGMPDVEIEETAPRFEDAFIDLLGGAGTSESPLGAILHTVDGTPGETVIEAKSLTKKFGDFAATDNVNFAVKRGEIFGLLGPNGAGKSTTFKMMCGLLVPTSGKALVLDMDLKVSSGKARQHLGYMAQKFSLYGNLTVEQNLRFFSGVYGLCGRAQNEKISRMSDAFSLTNIASHATDDLPLGFKQRLALACSLMHEPDILFLDEPTSGVDPLTRREFWLHINSMVEKGVTVMVTTHFMDEAEYCDRIGLVYRGKLIAHGTPDDLKSQAADDKQPDPTMEQAFITLIHDWDKEHANES is encoded by the coding sequence ATGAATGATGCGGTTATTCAACTCGACAATCTGGTAAAACGCTTCGCGGGCATGGATAAACCCGCCGTCGCGCCGCTGAACTGTACGCTGCAAAAGGGCTATGTCACGGGGCTGGTTGGCCCCGATGGCGCAGGCAAAACCACGCTGATGCGAATGCTCGCCGGGTTACTCAAACCTGATGACGGGCGCGCCCGCGTGCTGGGGCTTGATCCCGTCCAGGACGACAGCGCCCTTCACGCCATGCTGGGGTATATGCCGCAGAAATTCGGTCTGTACGAAGATTTAACGGTGATGGAAAACCTGAATCTGTATGCCGATTTACGCAGCGTCACCGGGGAAACACGGCAAAAAACCTTCGCCCGCCTGCTGGAATTTACCTCGCTCGGGCCGTTCACGGAGCGCCTCGCGGGTAAGTTATCCGGCGGGATGAAGCAAAAACTCGGGCTGGCCTGCACGCTGGTGGGTGAGCCAAAAGTGCTGCTGCTTGATGAACCCGGCGTGGGCGTGGATCCCATTTCGCGCCGTGAGTTGTGGCAAATGGTGCACGAGCTTGCAGGCGACGGGATGCTGATTCTCTGGAGCACGTCTTACCTCGACGAAGCGGAACAGTGTCGCGATGTCTTGCTGATGAACGAAGGAGAGCTGCTTTATCAGGGCGAGCCGACAAAGCTCACGCAAAGCATGGCCGGGCGCAGCTTCTTGTTGCACAGCCCGCAGGAGTCCAACCGCAAGCTGCTCCAGCGAGTGTTGAAACTGCCGCAGGTCAGCGACGGGATGATTCAGGGGCGATCTGTGCGGGTCATTCTCAAAAAAGAGGCCACGGTGGACGACATTCGCCAGGCGCAGGGAATGCCGGATGTGGAGATAGAAGAGACCGCACCGCGTTTTGAAGACGCGTTTATCGACCTGCTGGGCGGTGCAGGAACGTCAGAATCCCCGCTGGGGGCGATCCTGCATACCGTTGATGGCACACCAGGCGAAACGGTGATTGAAGCCAAATCCCTGACCAAAAAGTTTGGCGATTTTGCCGCCACCGACAACGTCAATTTCGCGGTGAAACGCGGCGAGATCTTTGGCCTGCTGGGCCCCAACGGTGCGGGCAAATCCACCACCTTTAAAATGATGTGCGGCCTGCTGGTGCCAACCTCTGGTAAGGCGCTGGTGCTGGATATGGATCTGAAAGTGAGCTCCGGGAAAGCGCGGCAACACCTCGGCTACATGGCACAAAAATTCTCGTTGTACGGCAACCTGACCGTTGAACAGAACTTACGCTTTTTCTCCGGCGTTTACGGCCTGTGCGGGCGCGCGCAAAACGAGAAAATCAGCCGCATGAGCGACGCGTTCAGCCTGACGAACATTGCCTCTCACGCCACTGACGACCTGCCACTCGGTTTCAAGCAGCGTCTGGCACTGGCCTGCTCGCTGATGCATGAACCTGACATCTTGTTTCTTGATGAGCCAACCTCTGGGGTTGACCCCCTCACCCGCCGCGAGTTCTGGCTGCACATCAATAGCATGGTGGAGAAAGGCGTTACCGTCATGGTGACCACTCACTTTATGGATGAAGCGGAATATTGCGACCGCATCGGGCTGGTGTATCGCGGCAAATTGATCGCCCACGGCACGCCGGATGATCTGAAAAGCCAGGCCGCCGACGATAAGCAACCGGACCCCACCATGGAGCAGGCGTTTATCACGCTCATTCACGACTGGGATAAGGAACACGCTAATGAGTCATAA
- the hlyD gene encoding secretion protein HlyD produces MKKPVAIILVVVILLAAGIGGWLWYQSRQDNGLTLYGNVDIRTVDMSFRVGGRLASLSVDEGDTIKTGQTLGVLDTAPYENALMQAKAGVSVAQAQYDLMLAGYRDEEIAQAAAAVKQAQAAYDYAQNFYARQQGLWKSRTISANDLENARSSRDQAQATLKSAQDKLSQYHTGNRPQDIAQAKASLEQAQAQLAQAQLDLHDTTLVAPSDGTLMTRAVEPGSMLSAGSTVLTLSLTRPVWVRAYIDEPNLSQVRPGRELLLYTDGRPDKPYHGKVGFVSPTAEFTPKTVETPDLRTDLVYRLRIIVTDADDSLRQGMPVTVKFTDGERHE; encoded by the coding sequence ATGAAAAAACCTGTCGCCATCATTCTGGTGGTCGTTATTCTGCTTGCTGCGGGGATCGGTGGCTGGCTGTGGTATCAGAGCCGACAAGACAACGGCCTGACGCTGTACGGCAACGTCGATATTCGAACGGTGGACATGAGTTTCCGCGTTGGCGGCCGCCTGGCTTCGCTTTCTGTTGATGAAGGTGACACGATTAAAACCGGGCAGACGTTAGGCGTGCTGGACACCGCGCCTTACGAGAACGCGCTGATGCAGGCAAAAGCAGGCGTTTCCGTCGCCCAGGCACAATATGACCTGATGCTGGCAGGCTATCGCGATGAAGAAATTGCCCAGGCCGCGGCGGCAGTCAAACAGGCGCAGGCCGCCTACGACTATGCGCAGAACTTCTACGCCCGTCAGCAGGGGCTGTGGAAAAGCCGCACCATTTCCGCCAACGACCTGGAAAATGCCCGTTCTTCCCGCGACCAGGCGCAGGCAACGCTTAAATCCGCGCAGGATAAATTAAGCCAGTATCACACCGGTAATCGCCCGCAGGATATCGCACAGGCCAAAGCCAGCCTTGAACAGGCGCAGGCGCAACTGGCGCAGGCACAACTGGATTTGCATGACACCACGCTGGTTGCCCCGTCCGACGGTACGCTAATGACCCGCGCCGTAGAGCCCGGCAGCATGTTAAGCGCAGGCAGCACCGTACTGACCCTTTCGCTGACGCGCCCGGTGTGGGTGCGTGCCTATATCGACGAGCCGAACCTCAGCCAGGTCAGGCCTGGGCGTGAGCTGCTGCTTTATACCGATGGTCGCCCTGACAAGCCATACCACGGCAAGGTGGGCTTTGTGTCGCCAACCGCTGAGTTCACGCCGAAAACCGTTGAAACGCCAGATCTGCGTACTGACCTGGTCTATCGTCTGCGCATCATTGTGACAGACGCTGACGATTCCCTTCGTCAGGGGATGCCGGTTACCGTGAAATTCACCGACGGGGAACGACATGAATGA
- the cecR gene encoding transcriptional regulator CecR: MNTTPTTTKGEQAKSQLIAAALAQFGEYGLHATTRDIAAQAGQNIAAITYYFGSKEDLYLACAQWIADFISTHFRQHVDETTALFSQPSPDRAAIRQLILNACHNMIRLLTHDDTLNLSKFISREQLSPSAAYQLVHDQVISPMHTHLTRLIAAYTGRDASDTETILHTHALLGEVLAFRLGRETILLRTGWTQFDEDKAAQISQVITCHLDLILQGLTQRSLKS, translated from the coding sequence ATGAATACAACCCCGACAACAACCAAAGGCGAACAGGCCAAAAGCCAGCTTATCGCCGCCGCCCTGGCACAGTTTGGCGAGTATGGACTTCATGCCACCACGCGCGATATTGCCGCGCAGGCCGGGCAGAACATAGCGGCCATTACCTACTATTTTGGCTCAAAAGAGGATTTGTACCTCGCCTGCGCACAGTGGATTGCCGATTTTATCAGCACGCATTTTCGCCAGCACGTTGACGAAACCACCGCGCTGTTCAGCCAGCCCTCGCCTGACCGGGCCGCCATCCGTCAGCTTATCCTTAACGCCTGCCATAATATGATCCGCCTGCTGACGCACGACGATACGCTGAACCTGAGTAAGTTTATCTCACGCGAACAACTCTCGCCTTCCGCCGCCTACCAGTTGGTTCACGATCAGGTGATCTCCCCAATGCACACGCACCTGACCCGGCTCATTGCGGCCTATACCGGCCGTGATGCCAGCGATACTGAGACCATTTTGCATACCCACGCCCTGCTGGGCGAAGTACTGGCTTTTCGCCTGGGACGGGAAACCATTTTGTTACGCACCGGCTGGACACAATTTGATGAGGATAAAGCCGCGCAGATTAGCCAGGTGATCACCTGTCACCTTGATCTGATCCTGCAAGGCTTAACGCAAAGGAGCCTGAAGTCATGA
- the rhlE gene encoding ATP-dependent RNA helicase RhlE — translation MSFDSLGLNPEILRAIAEQGYVEPTPIQTQAIPAVLQGRDLMASAQTGTGKTAGFTLPLLELLVKNQPHAKSRRPVRALILTPTRELAAQIGENVREYSRYLNIRSLVVFGGVSINPQMMKLRGGVDVLVATPGRLLDLEHQNAVKLDSIEILVLDEADRMLDMGFIHDIRRVLAKLPSRRQNLLFSATFSDEIKALAEKLLHNPLEVEVARRNTASEQVTQHVHFVDKKRKRELLSQMIGQGNWQQVLVFTRTKHGANHLAEQLNKDGIRSAAIHGNKSQGARTRALADFKSGDIRVLVATDIAARGLDIEELPHVVNYELPNVPEDYVHRIGRTGRAAATGEALSLVCVDEHKLLRDIERLLKKEIPRIEIPGYEVDPSIKAEPIQNGRQGGGGRGQGGGGRGQQPRRAEGGAPKASGKPPRRNNEAKPAGENPWRSGEGKPAGEGQRRRRPRKPASAQ, via the coding sequence ATGTCTTTTGATTCCCTTGGCCTGAACCCGGAAATTCTGCGCGCGATTGCAGAGCAGGGCTACGTTGAGCCTACCCCAATTCAGACGCAGGCAATCCCTGCCGTGCTGCAAGGCCGCGACCTGATGGCCAGCGCCCAGACCGGTACCGGTAAAACCGCTGGCTTTACCCTGCCGCTCCTGGAGCTGTTGGTTAAAAACCAGCCGCACGCAAAAAGTCGTCGCCCGGTGCGCGCCCTGATCCTCACGCCAACCCGTGAACTGGCAGCACAGATTGGTGAGAACGTGCGTGAGTACAGCCGCTATCTCAACATTCGCTCACTGGTGGTCTTTGGCGGGGTTAGCATCAATCCGCAGATGATGAAACTGCGCGGTGGCGTGGACGTGCTGGTGGCAACGCCGGGTCGTCTGCTGGATTTGGAACACCAGAATGCGGTGAAGCTCGATAGCATCGAAATCCTGGTGCTGGATGAAGCTGACCGGATGCTGGACATGGGCTTCATTCATGATATTCGTCGTGTGCTGGCTAAGCTGCCGTCACGTCGCCAGAACCTGCTGTTCTCTGCGACCTTCTCTGACGAAATCAAAGCCCTTGCTGAGAAACTGCTGCATAACCCGCTGGAAGTGGAAGTGGCGCGCCGTAACACGGCCTCCGAGCAGGTGACCCAGCATGTGCATTTCGTTGATAAAAAACGTAAGCGGGAACTGCTCTCGCAGATGATTGGCCAGGGCAACTGGCAGCAGGTGCTGGTGTTCACCCGTACCAAACATGGTGCCAACCACCTGGCGGAACAGCTGAATAAAGACGGCATTCGCAGCGCCGCTATTCACGGTAACAAGAGCCAGGGCGCGCGTACCCGTGCGCTGGCAGATTTTAAATCTGGTGATATTCGCGTGCTGGTGGCAACCGACATCGCCGCGCGTGGTCTGGACATTGAAGAGCTGCCACACGTGGTGAACTACGAGCTGCCAAACGTGCCGGAAGACTATGTTCACCGTATCGGCCGTACCGGTCGTGCCGCGGCAACCGGTGAAGCGTTGTCTCTGGTCTGCGTTGATGAGCACAAACTGTTGCGTGACATCGAACGTCTGCTGAAAAAAGAGATCCCACGCATCGAAATCCCGGGCTACGAAGTGGATCCGTCCATTAAAGCCGAGCCGATTCAGAACGGCCGTCAGGGTGGCGGTGGCCGTGGTCAGGGTGGTGGCGGTCGTGGCCAGCAACCGCGTCGTGCTGAAGGTGGCGCGCCAAAAGCATCAGGCAAACCGCCGCGTCGCAACAACGAGGCAAAACCAGCGGGTGAAAACCCGTGGCGCAGTGGCGAAGGGAAACCGGCAGGAGAAGGCCAACGCCGACGCCGCCCGCGTAAACCTGCCAGCGCGCAGTAA
- the dinG gene encoding ATP-dependent DNA helicase DinG translates to MALTAALKAQIGAWYKALQQQIPDFIPRAPQRQMIADVAKTLAGDDGRHLAIEAPTGVGKTLSYLIPGIAIAREEQKTLVVSTANVALQDQIYSKDLPLLRKIIPDLRFTAAFGRGRYVCPRNLTALASSEPTQQDLLAFLDDELTPNNKAEQDQCAKLKASLDSYKWDGLRDHTDQAIGDDLWRRLSTDKASCLNRNCHYYRECPFFVARREIQEAEVVVANHALVMAALESEAVLPEPKNLLLVLDEGHHLPDVARDALEMSAEITAPWFRLQLDLFCKLVATCMEQFRPKTTPPLAVPERLSEHCEEAYSLIASLNNILNLWLPATQEAEHRFAMGELPNEVMAICQQLAKHLEKLRGLAEMFLNDLSEKTGTHDVVRLHRILLQMNRALGMFEAQSKLWRLASMAQASGAPVTKWATREVKDGQAHLFFHCVGIRVADQLEKLIWRSVPHVVVTSATLRSLNSFSRLQEMSGLKEKAGDRFVALDSPFNHCEQGKLVIPRMKYEPLIDNEEQHIAEMAAYFREQVESKKHSGMLVLFASGRAMQRFLEHVTDLRLLLLVQGDQPRYRLVELHRKRIDNGERSVLVGLQSFAEGLDLKGDYLTQVHIHKIAFPPIDSPVVITEGEWLKSLNRYPFEVQSLPAASFNLIQQVGRLIRSHGCWGEIVIYDKRLLTKNYGQRLLNALPVFPIEQPDVPEVKKSPTKVAAGRKKSIRAKRRGPTGK, encoded by the coding sequence ATGGCTTTAACCGCTGCGCTAAAAGCGCAAATTGGCGCCTGGTATAAGGCGTTACAACAGCAGATCCCCGACTTTATCCCCCGAGCGCCGCAGCGGCAGATGATTGCTGACGTGGCAAAAACGCTCGCCGGGGACGACGGGCGACATCTGGCGATTGAAGCCCCCACGGGGGTCGGGAAAACTCTGTCGTACCTGATCCCCGGCATTGCCATCGCCCGTGAAGAACAAAAAACGCTGGTGGTCAGTACCGCCAACGTGGCGTTGCAGGATCAGATCTACAGCAAAGATTTACCGCTGCTGCGCAAAATTATCCCGGATCTGCGCTTTACGGCGGCATTTGGGCGCGGGCGTTATGTTTGCCCGCGTAACCTGACGGCGCTTGCCAGCAGCGAGCCCACGCAGCAGGATCTGCTCGCATTTCTGGATGACGAGCTGACGCCAAACAACAAAGCCGAGCAGGATCAGTGTGCGAAGCTAAAAGCCTCTCTGGATAGCTATAAGTGGGACGGCCTGCGCGATCACACCGATCAGGCCATAGGCGATGACCTGTGGCGTCGGCTCAGTACTGATAAAGCCAGCTGTCTGAACCGTAACTGCCACTACTACCGCGAATGCCCGTTTTTTGTCGCACGCCGTGAAATTCAGGAAGCAGAAGTGGTGGTGGCTAATCACGCGCTGGTGATGGCCGCACTGGAAAGCGAAGCGGTTCTGCCGGAACCGAAAAATTTGCTGCTGGTGCTGGATGAAGGCCACCATTTGCCAGATGTGGCGCGGGACGCGCTGGAAATGAGCGCTGAGATCACTGCGCCGTGGTTTCGCTTGCAGCTGGATCTGTTCTGCAAACTGGTGGCGACGTGTATGGAGCAGTTCCGTCCTAAAACCACGCCACCGCTGGCAGTGCCTGAGCGTCTGAGCGAACACTGCGAAGAGGCTTATAGCCTGATTGCCTCACTCAATAACATCCTCAATCTTTGGCTTCCGGCAACGCAGGAGGCTGAACATCGCTTTGCGATGGGCGAACTCCCGAATGAAGTGATGGCGATTTGTCAGCAACTGGCAAAGCATCTTGAAAAGCTGCGCGGGCTGGCGGAGATGTTTTTAAACGATCTCAGTGAGAAAACCGGTACGCATGATGTGGTGCGATTGCACCGCATCCTGCTCCAGATGAACCGCGCGCTGGGGATGTTTGAAGCACAAAGTAAGCTGTGGCGACTGGCCTCGATGGCGCAGGCCTCTGGCGCGCCGGTCACCAAATGGGCCACCCGTGAAGTGAAAGACGGCCAGGCACATCTGTTTTTCCACTGCGTGGGGATCCGCGTGGCCGATCAGCTGGAAAAACTTATCTGGCGTAGCGTGCCGCATGTGGTGGTGACGTCGGCCACGCTGCGTTCCCTGAACAGTTTTTCACGTTTGCAGGAAATGAGCGGCCTGAAAGAGAAAGCGGGCGATCGCTTCGTGGCGCTGGACTCGCCGTTTAACCACTGCGAGCAGGGGAAGCTTGTGATCCCGCGTATGAAGTATGAACCGCTTATCGACAACGAAGAGCAGCATATTGCCGAGATGGCCGCCTACTTCCGCGAGCAGGTTGAGAGCAAAAAACACTCCGGGATGCTGGTGCTGTTTGCCAGCGGGCGCGCGATGCAGCGCTTCCTGGAACATGTTACTGACCTGCGGTTGTTGCTGCTGGTGCAGGGCGATCAGCCGCGCTATCGGCTGGTGGAGCTGCACCGCAAACGCATCGACAACGGTGAACGCAGCGTGCTGGTTGGATTGCAGTCATTTGCAGAAGGGTTGGATCTGAAAGGGGACTACCTGACGCAGGTCCACATTCATAAAATTGCCTTCCCGCCTATCGATAGCCCGGTGGTGATCACCGAAGGCGAGTGGCTGAAAAGCCTGAATCGTTATCCGTTTGAAGTACAAAGCCTGCCTGCGGCATCGTTTAACCTGATTCAGCAAGTGGGGCGTTTGATTCGTAGCCACGGCTGCTGGGGCGAGATTGTCATTTATGACAAACGTCTGCTGACCAAGAACTACGGCCAGCGCTTACTGAACGCGCTGCCGGTGTTTCCGATTGAACAACCGGACGTTCCGGAAGTGAAAAAAAGCCCGACAAAAGTGGCCGCCGGGCGTAAAAAAAGCATCCGTGCTAAGAGGCGCGGTCCTACTGGTAAGTAA
- a CDS encoding fimbrial protein, which yields MMRTLLFLLALMSLSAGATDVTLNIEGNIYDTTCEVDSASQNMVVDLGQAVSTDFKNVGDTGPWKDFDLKLTNCPPTLAVATISLDGQRDAIHPFKFANSGTAKGMALELADRLDYIVLAPQARFSAVIDASTHMADFPMAARYYATSMPVAAGTFSSVVQATFTYQ from the coding sequence ATGATGAGAACGTTACTATTTTTACTCGCGTTGATGAGCCTCTCCGCGGGCGCGACTGACGTTACGCTGAATATCGAGGGCAACATTTACGACACGACCTGCGAGGTCGACAGTGCCAGCCAGAATATGGTGGTGGATCTGGGGCAGGCCGTGTCCACTGATTTCAAGAATGTCGGCGATACCGGTCCGTGGAAAGATTTTGATTTAAAACTGACAAATTGCCCGCCAACGCTGGCGGTTGCCACTATCTCTCTTGATGGTCAGCGCGATGCCATACATCCCTTTAAGTTCGCCAATAGCGGAACCGCAAAAGGAATGGCATTAGAGTTAGCCGATCGTCTGGATTATATCGTGCTTGCACCCCAGGCCAGATTCAGTGCGGTCATTGATGCCAGCACGCACATGGCCGATTTTCCGATGGCGGCACGCTATTACGCGACCTCAATGCCCGTCGCGGCAGGCACCTTCAGCAGCGTTGTGCAAGCCACCTTTACTTACCAGTAG
- a CDS encoding fimbrial protein produces MNMFKYTFALVVLLTSACLVPHAHAATTCDSPDLPYTIAAGTLSVPTTLDVGSVIPGSAKTHTVTGSCTGKLASHTVIACYYGTGTEVGGMPGVYSTNIDGIGIELLNSSGQIVRGMGYECDSTSTPLGTVTSDSGQTLSFSYTERLIKTATHIGSGTLTNTLTSFGFGVYKSAGISGSQNTSNFSATLSERTATCSIDPLNLTVTLGDFPVSQFTHVGSYTAWKYFDINATCTEAVNLTASVTSANGLNSQFDDVLNLTPGNDSATGVGVRMLLDGVDLRYDYPIPVGGKTEPNVPDVIRFAVQYYQTDATVTAGKANTIATIDLEYQ; encoded by the coding sequence ATGAACATGTTTAAATATACCTTTGCGCTGGTTGTCCTCCTCACAAGCGCCTGTCTGGTGCCGCATGCTCATGCGGCGACAACCTGTGATTCTCCAGACCTGCCCTATACTATTGCTGCCGGTACGCTTTCTGTCCCTACCACCCTTGATGTTGGCAGCGTCATCCCGGGTTCGGCAAAAACGCACACCGTGACAGGCAGTTGCACCGGAAAGCTAGCGAGTCACACCGTTATCGCGTGCTATTACGGAACGGGTACAGAAGTGGGAGGCATGCCGGGCGTTTACTCCACCAATATTGACGGTATCGGCATTGAACTGTTAAACAGCAGCGGACAGATCGTTCGTGGCATGGGCTACGAGTGTGATTCAACCTCAACGCCACTGGGAACCGTCACCAGTGATAGCGGCCAAACGTTATCTTTCAGCTACACCGAACGTCTCATCAAAACAGCAACACATATTGGCAGTGGGACCCTGACAAATACCCTGACGTCCTTTGGATTTGGCGTTTATAAATCTGCCGGTATATCTGGTTCGCAGAATACAAGCAACTTTTCCGCCACGCTCTCCGAAAGAACGGCAACCTGCTCCATCGATCCTCTGAACCTGACGGTGACGTTAGGTGACTTCCCGGTTTCACAATTTACTCACGTGGGCAGCTATACGGCGTGGAAGTATTTCGATATCAACGCCACCTGTACGGAAGCGGTCAACCTCACGGCCTCGGTAACCAGCGCGAATGGCCTTAATAGCCAGTTTGATGATGTCCTGAACCTTACCCCGGGCAACGACAGCGCTACGGGCGTTGGTGTGAGAATGCTGCTTGACGGTGTCGATCTCAGATACGACTACCCTATCCCGGTCGGTGGAAAAACCGAACCTAACGTTCCGGATGTCATCCGCTTCGCCGTACAGTATTACCAGACGGACGCCACCGTTACCGCGGGTAAAGCTAACACGATTGCCACAATCGATCTTGAATACCAGTAA